One region of Peribacillus simplex genomic DNA includes:
- a CDS encoding GDSL-type esterase/lipase family protein gives MKKVAGLLIIVLVICFAAYKFQASESKDVQRVMAFGDSLTYGKGDKDGEGYVEGLEDELNNPESEQKVSFWNYGIKGQETDGVMNQLDDYRLKSKLDKADTFIVYIGTNDLINSNGGDLKKISDRKIDEGKREYINHLDKITSTLIKANDKADILVVGLYNPIKDNQKLEKHIQDYNQSIMGIAKKDKRMVFIPTNDLFENKKKTEYFSDKIHPNEKGYQLITNRILESYHFK, from the coding sequence ATGAAAAAAGTAGCAGGTTTGTTAATTATTGTACTAGTTATTTGTTTTGCTGCATATAAATTTCAGGCCTCGGAGTCGAAAGATGTGCAAAGGGTAATGGCTTTTGGAGATTCGTTAACCTATGGAAAAGGGGATAAGGACGGGGAGGGATATGTAGAAGGTCTGGAGGATGAATTGAATAATCCGGAATCGGAACAAAAAGTGAGTTTTTGGAATTACGGTATAAAAGGTCAGGAAACGGATGGGGTCATGAATCAGCTTGATGATTACCGCCTTAAATCGAAACTTGATAAAGCCGATACTTTCATCGTTTATATTGGAACCAATGACTTGATCAATAGTAACGGCGGTGACTTGAAGAAAATAAGTGATCGAAAAATCGATGAGGGTAAACGGGAGTATATCAACCATCTTGATAAGATTACTTCGACACTGATAAAGGCAAACGATAAAGCGGATATACTTGTAGTGGGACTGTATAATCCGATTAAAGATAATCAAAAACTTGAAAAGCACATCCAAGATTATAACCAATCAATAATGGGAATAGCGAAAAAGGATAAAAGGATGGTATTCATTCCTACAAATGATCTTTTTGAGAATAAAAAGAAAACCGAGTATTTCAGTGATAAGATTCATCCCAATGAAAAGGGATATCAGCTCATTACGAATCGGATTTTGGAAAGTTATCATTTCAAATGA
- a CDS encoding MFS transporter: MRAYFTFIPIYAEALGMTSITSYFFVIFALFIILSRPFVGKLFDRKGANHIVYPFVLIFIIGMIILSQAHTMNAFLSAGAIIGEEFGVLQPAMQTLLFSQ; encoded by the coding sequence TTGCGGGCGTATTTTACTTTTATCCCTATTTATGCTGAGGCATTAGGTATGACATCTATTACAAGTTATTTCTTTGTAATCTTCGCACTCTTTATAATACTGTCACGTCCATTTGTTGGAAAACTATTTGATCGTAAAGGAGCAAATCATATAGTCTATCCATTCGTATTAATTTTTATCATAGGTATGATCATTTTGAGTCAAGCACATACCATGAATGCATTTTTAAGTGCAGGAGCAATCATAGGAGAAGAGTTTGGTGTTCTTCAACCTGCTATGCAAACTCTTCTGTTCAGTCAGTAA
- a CDS encoding M15 family metallopeptidase, with protein MKATWVRTCLVLGFFGLLLGLLFKYMVPPDLDEIKLTDELNPIVAEKKDELIQQANDKGIPVIITAGFRSLAEQNELYEKGRLTKGKVVTNAKGGESLHNFGLAIDFALLNKQGEAIWDMGYDGNHNGKSDWMEVVTIAKGLGFDWGGDWAGFKDYPHLQMTFGLSLRELQQGKQPNGQ; from the coding sequence GTGAAAGCTACTTGGGTAAGGACATGTTTGGTATTGGGCTTTTTCGGATTATTGTTGGGGCTCTTGTTCAAGTATATGGTTCCGCCTGATCTAGATGAAATCAAACTGACTGACGAGCTTAATCCGATCGTTGCCGAAAAAAAAGATGAGCTCATTCAACAGGCTAATGACAAAGGCATCCCGGTAATCATTACAGCGGGGTTCCGGTCATTAGCCGAGCAAAATGAACTCTATGAAAAAGGCCGATTAACCAAGGGCAAAGTCGTAACGAATGCAAAAGGAGGGGAGTCGCTTCATAATTTCGGTTTGGCGATAGATTTTGCCCTCCTTAACAAACAAGGCGAGGCCATTTGGGATATGGGTTATGATGGCAATCATAATGGGAAGTCGGATTGGATGGAAGTCGTAACCATCGCTAAAGGGTTAGGTTTTGATTGGGGCGGGGATTGGGCAGGGTTTAAGGATTATCCTCATTTACAAATGACATTTGGCTTGAGCCTGCGTGAGCTGCAACAAGGCAAGCAACCAAATGGGCAGTGA
- a CDS encoding acyl-CoA thioesterase, whose product MEEIKHCRDSLVIKTSLVLPPDTNNIGTMFGGKLMAYIDDVAAISAMRHARSNVVTASTDSVDFLHPIHEGNAVCLESFVTYTGRTSMEIIVKVIAEDLVTGDRNLCVISFLTFVAINEVGKPIPVPRLVPETEMEMNLNESAKQRAQIRKKRREDTQFIASTFGVKLPWTDQSNPGLYK is encoded by the coding sequence ATGGAAGAAATAAAACATTGCCGGGATTCTTTGGTCATAAAAACAAGCCTTGTCCTCCCACCGGATACAAATAATATTGGTACGATGTTCGGAGGCAAATTAATGGCATACATTGATGATGTAGCGGCTATATCCGCCATGCGGCATGCGAGAAGCAACGTCGTGACGGCATCAACTGATTCTGTCGATTTTCTGCACCCTATTCACGAAGGAAATGCAGTTTGCCTTGAAAGCTTCGTGACGTATACGGGCAGAACATCAATGGAAATCATCGTAAAGGTGATTGCGGAGGATTTAGTTACAGGAGATCGGAATTTATGCGTCATTTCCTTTTTGACCTTTGTTGCCATTAATGAAGTAGGTAAACCAATTCCGGTTCCGCGTTTGGTTCCCGAAACAGAGATGGAAATGAATTTAAATGAATCGGCAAAACAACGGGCCCAAATAAGGAAAAAAAGAAGAGAAGATACACAGTTCATTGCAAGTACCTTCGGTGTGAAACTGCCATGGACCGATCAATCAAATCCAGGATTATATAAATAA
- a CDS encoding Bax inhibitor-1/YccA family protein, translating into MYSQTVQTYMPSVMRTFALSLAVSVLGMALGTFIPPSLFLPLAILEIAMLIGAIIMRRKKSIGYTFLYSFTLISGITTYPIIAHYLAAAGANVVILAGVTTTVVFGGLAVYATTTKRDLSFLGGMLFAALLALVVISLFNIFFPLSSTAMLVFSFIGILVFSGYILYDFNRMKHYGVTAEEVPLMALNLYLDFINLFINILRFFGILASDD; encoded by the coding sequence ATGTATTCACAAACTGTACAAACATATATGCCTTCCGTCATGAGGACGTTCGCGTTATCTCTAGCAGTTTCCGTTTTAGGGATGGCTCTCGGCACTTTTATTCCGCCATCCTTGTTTCTTCCCTTAGCGATCCTCGAGATCGCCATGTTGATTGGAGCAATCATCATGCGGAGGAAAAAATCTATCGGGTACACATTCTTGTATAGTTTTACGTTAATTTCAGGAATAACCACCTATCCGATCATTGCACACTACTTAGCAGCTGCAGGGGCAAATGTGGTAATCTTAGCCGGTGTTACGACGACAGTTGTATTTGGAGGACTGGCGGTTTATGCGACAACCACCAAAAGGGATCTTTCTTTCTTGGGAGGCATGTTATTTGCAGCCTTGCTGGCTTTAGTGGTCATTAGCCTTTTCAACATTTTCTTTCCATTAAGCTCTACAGCCATGCTGGTCTTTTCATTTATTGGTATTTTAGTTTTCAGTGGTTATATTTTATATGATTTCAATCGAATGAAGCATTACGGGGTAACAGCCGAAGAAGTACCGCTCATGGCCCTGAATCTATATCTTGATTTCATTAACCTTTTCATTAACATCTTACGTTTCTTTGGTATTTTAGCAAGTGATGACTAA
- a CDS encoding ABC transporter ATP-binding protein encodes MKKAILQIENLTTSFRIRNKYHAAVDDVSFTVNENEIVAVVGESGCGKSALALSIMQLHNKQRTKSEGTINYKGQNLLKLNDMQMNKVRGKEMGMIFQEPLTALNPLMTIGKQIEENLDYHTALSRDEKMNRTIELLTQVGIPYPERTYKQYPHELSGGMRQRAMISIAIACNPALVIADEPTTALDVTIQAQILDLLKDIQSRTKMGIILITHDLSVVAEVADRIVVMYAGQVVETGFVKEIFNNPLHPYTRSLLNSIPSATNEKNRLHVIEGIVPSIAKMDRIGCRFQDRIPWIPKHAHEEAPRLHDVGNDHFVRCTCYKEFYFQAEGDASTHDITQSR; translated from the coding sequence ATGAAGAAAGCTATTTTGCAAATAGAGAACCTAACTACCTCATTTCGAATCCGTAACAAATATCATGCAGCGGTGGATGATGTTTCATTTACGGTGAATGAAAATGAAATTGTTGCAGTTGTTGGTGAATCAGGTTGTGGAAAGAGTGCATTGGCCTTATCTATCATGCAATTACATAATAAGCAGAGAACGAAATCCGAAGGAACCATAAATTATAAAGGCCAAAATCTACTAAAGTTGAATGATATGCAAATGAATAAAGTCCGTGGTAAGGAAATGGGCATGATATTCCAGGAACCTTTAACGGCTTTGAACCCGCTCATGACCATTGGAAAACAGATCGAGGAGAATCTTGATTACCATACTGCCCTCTCCAGGGATGAAAAAATGAACAGGACAATAGAGCTTTTGACACAAGTCGGAATTCCTTATCCTGAACGGACGTACAAGCAATATCCGCATGAGCTCTCGGGTGGAATGCGGCAAAGGGCGATGATTTCGATTGCCATTGCTTGCAACCCTGCACTGGTCATTGCCGATGAACCCACGACGGCACTGGATGTTACGATTCAAGCGCAAATACTTGATTTGCTGAAAGATATCCAAAGCAGGACAAAAATGGGGATCATCTTAATTACACATGATCTGAGCGTCGTTGCAGAGGTCGCTGACAGGATCGTTGTCATGTATGCCGGACAGGTAGTGGAAACGGGATTTGTTAAAGAGATATTCAATAATCCGCTGCATCCATATACGAGGTCGTTATTAAATTCGATTCCTTCGGCTACAAATGAGAAAAACCGTTTGCACGTTATTGAGGGAATCGTCCCATCGATAGCGAAAATGGATAGGATAGGTTGCCGTTTCCAGGATAGGATCCCTTGGATACCAAAACATGCACATGAAGAGGCGCCCCGACTTCACGATGTGGGCAACGATCATTTTGTACGATGTACCTGCTATAAAGAATTTTATTTTCAAGCTGAAGGAGATGCATCGACACATGACATTACTCAAAGTAGATAA
- a CDS encoding ABC transporter ATP-binding protein, which produces MTLLKVDNLKVHFPIRGGFFRRVVDHVKAVDGVSFELQQGETYGLVGESGSGKSTTGKAVVKLNDVTSGQILFEGRDLASLSRKEIKPFRKDIQMIFQDPYSSLNPKKRVLDIIAEPLRNFERLSPAEEKKIVQDFLDKVGLSPESIHKYPHEFSGGQRQRIGIARSLTLKPKLIIADEPVSALDVSVQAQVLNFLQDLQQEFNLTYLFVGHDLGVIRHMCDRMGVMYRGRLVEEGKSEEIYENPQHIYTKRLIAAIPDLEPEVREDKVRLRKKLTSEYESTYSKYFDENGRAYDLKPISATHRVALQ; this is translated from the coding sequence ATGACATTACTCAAAGTAGATAATTTAAAAGTGCATTTTCCAATTAGGGGCGGTTTTTTCCGAAGGGTGGTCGATCACGTAAAGGCTGTGGACGGTGTTTCCTTTGAACTGCAGCAAGGGGAGACATATGGTTTGGTAGGAGAATCCGGTAGCGGCAAGTCCACGACAGGCAAGGCAGTGGTTAAGCTGAATGATGTGACATCCGGACAAATCCTGTTTGAAGGCAGGGATTTAGCATCATTAAGTAGAAAAGAGATTAAACCATTTAGAAAAGATATCCAAATGATTTTCCAAGACCCGTATTCATCATTGAATCCCAAGAAGAGGGTGCTGGACATCATTGCCGAACCGCTAAGGAACTTCGAACGGTTATCACCAGCGGAGGAAAAGAAAATCGTCCAGGACTTCTTGGACAAAGTCGGGCTTAGTCCTGAATCGATTCACAAGTATCCTCATGAATTTTCAGGGGGCCAGCGCCAGCGGATTGGAATAGCCAGATCATTGACATTGAAGCCTAAGTTGATCATTGCTGATGAACCGGTATCAGCCCTGGATGTTTCCGTTCAGGCACAAGTTTTGAATTTCCTTCAGGATCTCCAACAGGAGTTCAATTTGACTTATTTATTTGTCGGGCATGATTTAGGCGTAATCCGGCATATGTGTGACCGGATGGGTGTTATGTACCGAGGTAGATTGGTAGAGGAAGGTAAAAGTGAGGAAATCTATGAAAATCCCCAACATATTTATACGAAACGCCTGATTGCCGCCATTCCGGATTTAGAGCCAGAAGTTCGTGAGGATAAAGTGCGGCTTAGAAAAAAACTCACTTCAGAATATGAGTCAACCTACTCGAAATATTTCGATGAGAATGGACGTGCTTACGATTTGAAGCCAATCTCGGCAACACATAGAGTCGCATTACAATAA
- the opp4B gene encoding oligopeptide ABC transporter permease, which translates to MWKFILRRLLGMIPQLFLLSIIVFMMAKAMPGDALSGQEINPRANPAELDRIREELGLNDPWYQQYLRWASNAVQGDFGISYTHKTPVMDVIEDRLWNTVFLALVTLIFTYMLAIPLGILSGRYNDTWVDKTVTGYSYAGFGTPIFIFALIMLFIFGFALDWFPSGGSVDSKVDEGTFAYVVSKINHLILPALSTALIATTSTIQYLRNEIIDNKIKDFVRTARSKGVPESKVYSRHILRNSFLPIAAFLGYEITGLIGGAVIIETIFSYPGLGQLFLSSVSLRDFSVVTAIVMMTGFATLLGTLLSDIILSAVDPRIRIE; encoded by the coding sequence ATGTGGAAGTTTATCCTCAGACGTTTATTAGGTATGATCCCGCAACTCTTTTTATTGAGCATCATCGTTTTCATGATGGCCAAAGCCATGCCGGGAGATGCCTTATCAGGCCAGGAAATCAACCCCAGGGCCAATCCAGCCGAGCTCGATAGGATCAGGGAAGAATTGGGTCTGAATGATCCTTGGTATCAACAATATTTAAGGTGGGCATCCAATGCGGTACAGGGGGATTTCGGTATTTCCTATACACATAAAACGCCCGTTATGGATGTTATCGAAGACAGGCTTTGGAACACGGTGTTCCTGGCGTTGGTCACTCTGATCTTTACATATATGCTTGCGATTCCATTAGGCATACTTAGCGGAAGGTATAACGATACGTGGGTGGATAAAACCGTTACGGGTTATAGTTATGCAGGGTTTGGCACACCGATATTCATCTTTGCGTTAATCATGTTATTCATTTTCGGATTCGCCTTGGATTGGTTCCCATCCGGCGGCAGTGTCGATTCAAAAGTGGATGAAGGCACATTCGCCTATGTTGTAAGTAAGATCAATCATTTGATATTACCGGCTTTAAGTACAGCATTAATTGCAACTACAAGTACGATCCAATATTTGCGAAATGAAATCATCGATAATAAAATCAAGGATTTCGTCAGGACTGCGCGTTCAAAGGGAGTGCCTGAATCAAAAGTATATTCACGTCATATCCTTAGAAATTCTTTTTTACCGATAGCAGCATTCTTAGGTTATGAAATTACTGGATTGATCGGCGGCGCGGTCATAATCGAGACCATTTTCAGTTATCCGGGACTTGGGCAGCTTTTCCTTAGCTCAGTCAGTCTGCGGGATTTCAGTGTAGTGACGGCCATCGTCATGATGACGGGATTTGCCACTCTGCTTGGCACCCTTCTATCGGACATCATACTTAGTGCGGTCGATCCGCGCATACGGATAGAATAG
- a CDS encoding ABC transporter permease, with amino-acid sequence MKVETGKNIQVKDVSPSGIKIIWQEIKKDKLAMGSLIILAAILLFVYGAAFFMDAKEIAKVDFLSIYLEPSSDYWLGTDYGGRDVFGQLIIGTRNSFTISLFITLFTAIIGLSLGLLAGYFGGATDNVIMRVIDFVIALPQLMFIIVVVTIVPVFNVYVFILIMTMFLWTGKARLIRSKALSERELDYIHASQTLGTPHWKIILFQLLPNVSSLIIVNFILNLAGNIGLESSLTFLGFGLPESTPSLGTLISYAQNPDVLENKWWIWVPASLMILVLMLSINFVGQALKRAADARQRRG; translated from the coding sequence ATGAAAGTAGAAACCGGAAAGAACATACAAGTGAAAGATGTAAGCCCTTCAGGAATCAAAATCATCTGGCAGGAAATTAAAAAGGATAAACTTGCCATGGGCTCATTGATTATATTAGCAGCTATATTGCTTTTTGTTTATGGTGCGGCTTTCTTCATGGATGCCAAGGAAATTGCCAAGGTCGATTTCCTCTCCATTTATCTGGAACCATCTTCAGACTATTGGCTTGGTACCGATTATGGTGGCCGGGATGTATTCGGACAACTGATCATCGGTACGAGAAACTCATTTACCATCAGTTTGTTCATTACCTTATTCACGGCAATCATCGGTTTATCATTAGGGCTTCTTGCTGGTTACTTTGGCGGGGCAACCGATAATGTGATCATGCGTGTTATCGATTTCGTGATTGCCCTACCTCAATTGATGTTCATCATCGTTGTAGTCACGATTGTACCAGTATTCAATGTTTATGTTTTCATATTGATCATGACGATGTTTTTATGGACAGGAAAGGCACGGCTAATTCGTTCAAAAGCTTTGTCAGAGCGTGAGCTGGACTATATCCACGCCTCACAAACACTCGGGACGCCACATTGGAAAATCATCTTGTTTCAGCTTCTGCCTAATGTCAGTTCACTGATTATCGTAAATTTCATTTTGAATCTTGCAGGCAATATTGGCCTAGAATCCAGTTTGACTTTCTTAGGATTCGGTCTTCCGGAGAGCACACCGAGTCTCGGGACGCTTATCAGTTATGCTCAAAATCCAGATGTTCTGGAAAACAAGTGGTGGATATGGGTACCCGCATCACTCATGATTTTAGTGTTGATGCTGAGTATAAATTTCGTTGGTCAAGCGTTAAAACGCGCCGCCGATGCAAGACAAAGAAGAGGATAA
- the opp4A gene encoding oligopeptide ABC transporter substrate-binding protein: MKIKSYSKVLSALAISSLLLAACSDDTEKSSTKEKKGRDVEQVDTSKFPTKTTNQGEPIEGGHLTYGLVSNTPFEGILNKVFYQGEPDNQVITFFDEDLLDTDENYVFTNEGAASYEISDDHKTVTLTIKDNVNWQDGKPVTGADLEYAYLVMGSKDYKGVRYDEQMALIEGMEEYHEGKADSISGIKVDGKKITFTFKKGNPSVTTGLWTYPLHKEYLKDVPIAKLESSDKIRKNPIGFGPFKVKKIVQGEAVEFEANKDYWRGAPKLDSVTLKVVNPSVVVKSLENGDLDVAEVLAEHYEQAKELDNVELLGKVELAYSYIGFNFGYYDKEKEENVMDENPKFKDKRLRQAMAYAINNEEVGEKMFKGLRFPANSVITPNFKYNNKDVKAYEYDPEKAKKLLDEAGFVDTNKDGIREDADGKEFKINFASMSGSDVSEPLARYYIQQWGQVGLDVELQDGRLHEFNSFYDLLKKDNDKVDIYQAAWGVASDPDPSGLWSRSAEFNYTRWVNDKNDELLAKGISEEAFDDQYRIDTYNEWQELIHEEVPVIPTLFRYQLAGVNERVTGYDYLAERQYKWFNVGVTK; this comes from the coding sequence ATGAAAATCAAAAGCTACAGTAAGGTATTAAGTGCATTGGCCATTTCGTCTCTACTGCTTGCTGCATGCTCGGATGATACGGAGAAGTCATCAACGAAAGAGAAAAAAGGAAGAGATGTCGAACAGGTTGATACCTCTAAATTCCCGACAAAGACGACTAACCAAGGAGAGCCTATTGAAGGCGGTCATTTGACATATGGATTGGTATCCAATACCCCGTTTGAAGGGATATTAAACAAAGTTTTCTATCAAGGCGAACCCGATAACCAAGTTATCACATTCTTTGATGAAGATTTATTGGATACAGACGAAAACTATGTTTTCACGAATGAAGGTGCCGCTTCCTATGAGATTTCAGACGATCATAAAACGGTTACACTTACGATTAAGGATAATGTAAACTGGCAAGATGGGAAACCGGTGACTGGTGCCGATTTAGAATATGCGTATCTCGTCATGGGAAGCAAAGATTACAAAGGTGTACGCTATGATGAACAGATGGCTTTAATCGAGGGTATGGAAGAGTATCATGAAGGGAAAGCCGATAGCATTTCAGGCATTAAAGTGGACGGAAAGAAAATCACTTTCACTTTCAAGAAAGGGAATCCATCCGTCACGACTGGTTTATGGACATATCCGCTTCATAAAGAATACTTAAAAGATGTACCAATTGCGAAGTTGGAATCTTCTGATAAAATCCGTAAAAACCCGATTGGTTTTGGACCATTTAAAGTGAAGAAGATCGTTCAAGGGGAAGCGGTTGAATTCGAAGCGAATAAGGATTACTGGCGCGGTGCTCCTAAATTGGACAGTGTGACATTGAAAGTCGTGAATCCGTCTGTTGTCGTTAAATCCCTTGAAAATGGTGACCTTGATGTAGCTGAGGTCCTGGCTGAGCATTATGAACAGGCCAAGGAATTAGATAATGTCGAATTATTGGGCAAAGTTGAATTGGCTTATTCCTATATTGGTTTCAATTTCGGTTATTATGATAAGGAAAAAGAAGAAAATGTTATGGATGAGAATCCAAAATTCAAAGACAAGCGCCTTCGTCAGGCAATGGCCTATGCCATTAATAATGAAGAAGTTGGCGAAAAGATGTTCAAGGGCCTTCGCTTCCCTGCCAACTCGGTCATTACACCGAACTTTAAATATAACAATAAAGATGTAAAAGCATATGAATATGATCCTGAAAAAGCGAAAAAACTTTTGGATGAAGCAGGATTTGTAGATACGAATAAGGATGGCATTCGTGAAGATGCGGATGGAAAAGAGTTCAAGATCAACTTTGCTTCCATGAGTGGATCCGATGTTTCTGAGCCTCTAGCAAGGTATTATATCCAACAATGGGGACAAGTGGGATTGGACGTTGAATTGCAGGATGGAAGGCTTCATGAGTTCAATTCATTCTATGACCTTTTGAAAAAGGATAATGACAAAGTTGATATTTACCAAGCTGCATGGGGAGTAGCTTCCGATCCGGATCCATCAGGCTTATGGTCTAGATCTGCAGAATTTAACTATACCCGCTGGGTGAATGATAAAAATGATGAGCTACTTGCTAAAGGGATTTCAGAGGAAGCTTTCGATGATCAATATCGGATCGACACATATAATGAGTGGCAAGAATTGATCCATGAAGAGGTTCCAGTCATTCCTACATTATTCCGTTATCAATTGGCGGGAGTGAATGAACGCGTTACGGGATATGATTACCTAGCGGAGCGACAATATAAATGGTTCAATGTCGGTGTCACTAAATAA
- a CDS encoding M42 family metallopeptidase gives MSIIEEKKIVSYIKELVSIPSPSGYTEQVIKYAAEFMERRQVPYKITNKGALLASLKGEDDGKHRLLTAHVDTLGAMVKEIKSNGRLKLTMIGGFRWNSVEGEYCKIHTADGAIITGTILINQTSVHVYKNAGDAKRDDETIEVRIDAVVKTKAETEAIGISVGDFVSFEPRVEMTDAGFLKSRHLDDKASVGILLHIIDLISAGKIKLAYTTHFLISNNEEIGYGGNSNIPEKTVEYLAVDMGAIGDGQSTDEYSVSICAKDSSGPYHYKLRQHLVTLAQANAVDYRVDIYPYYGSDASAAIRAGYDVVHGLIGPGIDASHAFERTHISSLKHTANLILHYIQSELV, from the coding sequence ATGAGCATTATCGAAGAAAAGAAAATCGTATCTTACATAAAAGAGTTAGTATCAATACCCAGTCCCTCCGGCTATACGGAGCAAGTCATTAAATATGCGGCCGAATTCATGGAACGGAGGCAGGTCCCTTACAAGATCACGAATAAAGGAGCATTACTTGCTTCATTAAAAGGCGAAGATGATGGCAAACATCGTTTGCTGACTGCCCATGTCGATACACTAGGGGCCATGGTAAAGGAAATTAAGTCAAATGGCCGCCTTAAATTGACGATGATCGGTGGTTTCCGCTGGAATTCAGTGGAAGGGGAGTATTGTAAAATCCATACGGCTGATGGGGCGATTATCACCGGTACCATTTTAATCAATCAGACCTCTGTCCATGTATATAAAAATGCCGGGGATGCCAAGCGTGATGATGAGACAATTGAAGTCCGTATCGATGCAGTCGTGAAAACCAAGGCGGAAACGGAGGCCATTGGCATTTCAGTTGGAGATTTTGTCTCCTTTGAACCGAGAGTGGAAATGACAGATGCAGGCTTTTTGAAATCAAGGCATTTGGATGATAAAGCTAGCGTTGGCATCCTCCTTCATATCATTGACCTCATTTCCGCAGGAAAGATAAAATTGGCATATACGACCCATTTCCTGATTTCCAACAATGAAGAAATCGGCTATGGCGGTAATTCCAATATCCCAGAGAAAACAGTCGAATATTTAGCCGTCGATATGGGTGCGATCGGTGATGGACAATCGACGGATGAATATAGCGTTTCCATTTGTGCTAAAGACTCCTCAGGCCCTTATCATTATAAATTGCGTCAGCATCTTGTCACACTTGCCCAAGCGAATGCTGTCGACTACCGTGTCGATATTTATCCGTATTATGGATCGGACGCTTCCGCTGCGATCCGGGCAGGGTATGATGTCGTGCATGGTCTAATCGGACCGGGGATTGATGCTTCCCATGCCTTCGAGAGAACACATATCTCCTCATTAAAGCATACAGCCAATCTGATTTTGCATTATATACAATCAGAGTTGGTGTAA
- a CDS encoding pyridoxamine 5'-phosphate oxidase family protein, with the protein MSQNQLKEKVLNIIRDHKIGVLSSVENNKPHSRYMTFFNEELTLYTPTNANTEKIDEIEKNPNVHILIGYENEGLGDSYLEISGTSKINDSQELKDKLWNESFENWFDSPNDPNYLILQIKPESIRLMNNNGQPPQELTL; encoded by the coding sequence ATGAGCCAAAACCAATTAAAAGAAAAAGTATTGAACATCATCCGTGATCATAAAATAGGAGTTTTATCATCTGTAGAAAATAACAAACCACATTCACGCTATATGACATTTTTTAATGAAGAATTAACTTTATATACGCCAACGAATGCAAATACGGAAAAAATTGATGAAATTGAAAAGAATCCAAATGTTCATATCCTGATTGGTTATGAAAATGAAGGATTAGGCGATTCTTACTTAGAAATCTCAGGTACCTCGAAAATTAACGATTCACAGGAATTAAAAGATAAATTATGGAATGAGTCATTTGAAAATTGGTTTGACAGTCCAAACGATCCAAATTATTTAATCCTTCAAATTAAGCCTGAAAGCATCCGGTTGATGAACAACAATGGTCAACCTCCACAAGAGTTAACATTATAA